In Nostoc piscinale CENA21, the genomic stretch TTGCAGGCGGTGATAACAAGATTTTAAAAAAGATTGGTGAAGAATCGGCTGAGGTGGTAATGGCTTTTAAGGATGATGAGCCAGAGTCCATTGCAGGCGAGGTAGCAGATTTGCTGTATCACACCTTGGTTGCTTTAGCTCATCATCAAGTCGATTTAAAGGCGGTATATCGGAAGTTACAAGAACGGAGAAGTTAAGGGACTAGTACAACAAGGCAAAAGTAAAAGGTCAAAAGAAAAAAGGAAGAATATTAATACCACAAGCCTTTTAGCAATTCTAGATGGTCTGTTTATTTACGCCGATCTGTACTAGAGATTAGGGACTAAGGAGTGGAAAGTAGAGGATGAAATGATTTTTCTGCCTCCTGACCAGAAGAAGTAGGGGGAAAGGGGGCAGGGAGCGGGGCGCAAACATGAGTAAAAGCCTCGTCTTGGTCTTCCCCTATGCTCCCTGCCTCCTGCCCCTTTTCCTCTTATTGACTCCTACCTTCAAACTTTTTGTAATTCTTATCATTCACTGAACTTTTCCTCACTGATTCCACAGGGTTTCCACAGGGGTTTGAGTAGTTTTCCACAGACACACTACGAGATGATCAGCACTTGCTGGGTTACTGGGGATTTTGAGGTGATAGCTGTTGCTTGTTTCAGTGACTGAGTTTTTGTGAATTGATGTAACAAAAACTCAGCTTAAACCCTGATTATTTCGTGAGTTTTTCTTTTCTTAAGCACTTTTGTTAACATTTCGCAGCATTGACAAAACCACCCCCTCTTGAAGCACAATGATGCGACTGGCACTTTTTTTCTACCCGAATTTATCTGGGGAAATCAAAAAATTCCTGAGATGTTTGAAGGCAACAGAAGCGACAATTTTGATTTTTTGCTTCAAGAGTGCTAGTAAATTCGCTTGATCGACCTCAGAGAAGGAAAATCTCATGAACACAAAGGTGAGCATTTTTACGGAAATTCCCGAAACACTCCATGAATCTCTCAAAACTTATTTAGAAACTCACCCTGATTGGGATCAAACTCGTGTGTTAACAGCAGCCTTGTCACTGTTTTTACTCCAAAATGGGGATAGCGATCGCCGTGCTGCTCGTGTTTATCTAGAAACTTTATTCCACAACTGCTAGTTATGTGGTAAGTGGGTGACATTCCTGATATGTTAACTGTCTTGGCGATCGCTATATCAATCAGGACTGGGGCAAAAACAGAATACATATATAAATAGTCAGGGCGAACAAATGTTCGCCCTGACTTAGTATTAATTATGAAATAATTAATTCAAGGGTTGGTTTCCAATTGGGGGGAATGTGTGGGACATTCAAACTTATAACCTACACCGCGTACAGTCTGAATTAATGCTGGTTGACTGGCATCAGCTTCAATTTTTTTTGCGAATTTGACCGATATGTACATCGACAACCCGTTGGTCGCCAACATATTCATAGTCCCAAACCTCTTGAATGAGTTCGGCTCGTCGCCAAACCCGTCCAGGATGGCTGGCTAAAAAATGCAGTAAGTCAAATTCTAATGCTGTTAGGGGTACTGGTAGATTGTTTAATGTCACTTCCCGCCGAACGGGATCAATCATCAGTTTTTCAAAAACTAGGCGTTTTTGTTCTGCTGTTGTTACAACCCGTTGTCGCCGTAAAATCGCGGCGACTCTGACTTCTAACTCTCCTAGACCAAATGGCTTGGTGAGATAGTCATCAGCACCTTTAGCAAA encodes the following:
- a CDS encoding DUF2811 domain-containing protein, translating into MNTKVSIFTEIPETLHESLKTYLETHPDWDQTRVLTAALSLFLLQNGDSDRRAARVYLETLFHNC